Proteins from one Romboutsia sp. CE17 genomic window:
- the agaS gene encoding SIS domain-containing protein: protein MFNFEDQRLKELGAIITTKEIKQQPKLWEETYEIYKEHKDSINRFIENIGKKHGQFRIIFTGAGTSAYVGNTILPYIKKKSDIRKHIIESIATTNLVSNPYDFFVEDVPTLLVSFARSGNSPESIAAVNLGSQIVKDFYHLAITCAPKGKLAQMTKNDEHNYLLLMPSDSNDQGFAMTGSFSCMMLSAMLIFDNIDEDVEKSYIDAIIEMGENVINREDEIEKLIDTEFNRVVYLGSGSLCGLTQEAQLKLLELTAGKIATGYDSPMGFRHGPKSFVDENTIVFVFVSNDEYTRKYDLDVLEEINEDKIAKLTLGICVNKEQNFSGNIFDFDGKYASLPDLYLAFPYILFAQTVSLLTSVKVGNTPDTPSPSGTVNRVVKGVTIHPYQ from the coding sequence ATGTTTAATTTTGAAGATCAAAGATTAAAAGAATTAGGGGCAATAATAACTACAAAAGAAATAAAGCAACAGCCTAAATTATGGGAAGAAACGTATGAAATATATAAAGAGCATAAAGATAGTATAAATAGATTTATAGAAAATATAGGTAAAAAGCATGGACAATTTAGAATAATATTTACAGGAGCAGGTACTTCAGCATATGTTGGAAATACAATACTTCCGTATATTAAGAAAAAATCAGATATAAGAAAACATATAATAGAATCAATAGCTACAACAAATTTAGTATCTAATCCATATGACTTCTTTGTGGAAGATGTACCAACATTATTAGTATCATTTGCAAGAAGTGGTAATAGTCCAGAAAGTATAGCTGCAGTAAACTTAGGAAGCCAAATAGTAAAAGATTTTTATCATTTAGCAATAACTTGTGCTCCAAAAGGAAAACTTGCACAAATGACTAAGAATGATGAACATAACTACTTACTATTAATGCCATCTGATTCAAATGATCAAGGTTTTGCCATGACAGGAAGTTTCTCATGTATGATGCTATCAGCAATGTTAATTTTCGATAATATAGATGAAGATGTAGAAAAATCATATATAGATGCAATAATAGAAATGGGTGAAAATGTTATAAATCGTGAAGATGAAATTGAAAAATTAATAGATACAGAATTTAATAGAGTTGTTTACTTAGGTTCAGGAAGCCTTTGTGGATTAACTCAAGAAGCTCAACTTAAGTTATTAGAGCTTACAGCAGGAAAGATAGCTACAGGTTATGATTCACCAATGGGATTTAGACATGGTCCAAAGTCTTTTGTAGATGAAAATACAATAGTATTTGTTTTCGTTTCTAATGATGAATACACAAGAAAATATGATTTAGATGTTTTAGAAGAAATAAATGAAGATAAAATAGCTAAGCTAACTTTAGGAATATGTGTTAATAAGGAGCAAAATTTCTCAGGGAATATATTTGATTTTGATGGAAAATATGCTAGTTTACCAGATTTATACTTAGCATTCCCATATATATTATTTGCTCAAACAGTTTCTCTACTAACTTCAGTTAAAGTTGGGAACACACCAGATACTCCATCTCCATCTGGAACTGTAAATAGAGTTGTAAAAGGCGTAACTATACATCCATATCAATAA